A single region of the Marmota flaviventris isolate mMarFla1 chromosome 10, mMarFla1.hap1, whole genome shotgun sequence genome encodes:
- the Foxe3 gene encoding forkhead box protein E3 — protein MTGRSNMDSPAAFSGFPALPSVAPSGPPPSPLAGAEPGREPEEAAAGGGEADPTPAPGPGRRRRRPLQRGKPPYSYIALIAMALAHAPGRRLTLAAIYRFITERFAFYRDSPRKWQNSIRHNLTLNDCFVKVPREPGNPGKGNYWTLDPAAADMFDNGSFLRRRKRFKRAELPAHAAAPPGPPLPFPYAPYAPAGPGLLAPPPAAPGPAPPARLFSVDSLVSLQPELAGLGAPEPPCCAAPDAAAFAPCAAAASPPLYSQAPDRLGLPATRPGPGPLPAEPLLALAGPAGALGPLSPGEAYLRQPGFAPPGLERYL, from the coding sequence CTTCCCAGCCCTACCCTCCGTCGCGCCGTCGGGGCCGCCGCCGTCGCCGCTGGCCGGAGCCGAGCCCGGGCGGGAGCCCGAGGAagcggcggcgggcggcggggaAGCGGATCCCACGCCCGCGCCGGGcccggggcggcggcggcggcggcccctGCAGCGCGGGAAGCCGCCCTACTCGTACATCGCGCTCATCGCCATGGCGCTGGCGCACGCCCCGGGCCGCCGCCTCACACTGGCCGCCATCTACCGCTTCATCACCGAGCGCTTCGCCTTCTACCGCGACAGTCCGCGCAAGTGGCAGAACAGCATCCGCCACAACCTCACGCTCAACGACTGCTTCGTCAAGGTGCCCCGAGAGCCGGGCAACCCGGGCAAAGGCAACTACTGGACGCTCGATCCCGCAGCCGCCGACATGTTCGACAACGGCAGCTTCCTGCGGCGCCGCAAGCGCTTCAAGCGCGCCGAGCTGCCCGCGCATGCGGCTGCGCCGCCGGGGCCCCCGCTGCCCTTCCCCTACGCGCCCTACGCGCCCGCGGGCCCCGGGCTGCTCGCCCCGCCACCCGCCGCGCCTGGGCCCGCACCGCCCGCGCGCCTCTTCAGCGTCGACAGCCTGGTGAGCCTGCAGCCCGAGCTGGCGGGGCTGGGCGCCCCCGAGCCGCCCTGCTGCGCCGCGCCGGACGCCGCCGCCTTCGCGCCCTGCGCGGCCGCTGCCTCGCCGCCGCTCTACTCGCAAGCTCCCGACCGCCTGGGGCTGCCCGCGACGCGCCCCGGTCCTGGCCCGCTGCCCGCTGAGCCCCTTCTGGCCTTGGCCGGACCGGCCGGTGCCCTCGGCCCGCTGAGCCCCGGGGAGGCCTACCTGAGGCAGCCGGGCTTCGCGCCGCCGGGGCTGGAGCGCTACCTGTGA